The stretch of DNA GGAGGAGAATCGATAGAAACAAAAAATCTTATTCAGAGATTTCCAATTATTGAATATTTAGGACGATTATCTAATCAAGATCTGAAAAAAGAAGCAGGTACTTGGAATTGTTTTATACATCCCATCTTTTGTTATCCAAGAGGTTGTAGTACAAAATTAGCTACAGCTCTTAGTTGGCAAATACCCATAGTCACAACTCCAGCAGGATGTAGAGGCTATAGTTGGAAAACTGGAAAGTTATCTTTAGCTGAAACCCCTGAATCTATGGCTAACTTGGTATTGCAAATGCTCAATCCTGAAGTGGCTCAAATAAATCAAAAAGAAGTTGTTTCTGTTTCTACCACTGCTCCTAGTATTCAAGAGATCGGTGAAAAAATTAGAGAATTTTTGTATGAACTTAATTAAAAAAGTATTATTAAGACCTACTTTAGACCACATACTGAATTACTGGGGGTCTAACAATGCTAAAAATTATGATCTTAAAAATACTATTGCGATCGCCTGTTCTGGTAGAGGTGGTTCTACGTGGTTGACTGAAATAATTGGTACATTACCTGGATATCCTATATTGTGGGAACCTTTGCATTTGGCGAAAAATCCTGAGTGTAAAAATTATGGATATAACTGGAATACTTATATTCCTTATCATGCAGAAGATAACATTAAGAAAAATTATCTTGAACAAATTTTAATTGGTCAAAATTTATCAACTAACATAATTTCTTCATTAGCTTTTCATCCCCAAAAATTTTTTAATTTCCAAGGTTTTCTAGTCAAATTTGTTAATGCGAATTTACTATTTAATTGGATGTTGAAACAATTTCCTATTCAGGGAATTTTAATGATTCGTCATCCTTGTGCTGTGGTTGAATCACAATTACGACATTCTGCATGGAATCATATTAATAAAAATAATCTCACTTTTCCCCAACAGTTAACCGTTGACTATCCTCATTTAGTTCAAATTTTTGAAACGATTCAAACAAGAGAAGAAATTTTAGCATTTGAATGGGCAATACAAACTTATATTCCTTTAATTCAACCAAAATCAAAATTTTTGTATATAATAACTTATGAAAAATTAATCAATGAATCAAAATTAGAAATAAATAGATTATTTAATTATTTAGGAAAACCTGTTCCCAAAAGTGCTTACGAAAAACTAAAACAAGTGAGCAAAACCACGCAACAAGTATCTAATGTAACTCACAACAAAAACGTTTTAACTGGTTGGAAAGAGCGATTATTGCCTCAACAAATAGATAATATATTAAACATAGTACATCAAGTAGGAATCAACTTTTACAACGACTCATTAATTCCTGATTACAAAAATCTATCTGATTTAGTCAATCAAAGTTAAAATAATTAGAATTATAGTTGTTTTAAATAAGAATGAAACATTTTTTCGGCTGAAAGCCTTTCATAGCAAGAAGAGATTGTCTCACTCTAAATTGAAATGACTATAAATAATCAAGCATTTTTGTAATGTTGATATGCAAATGAGTTCAAAAATAGATTTTTTGAACTCACGTATTTTGCTATTAAAGTTCAGGAATTTATCCTGTTAAAAATTTATGATTTGACTTGAGATTTGAATAGACCTCTAGTAATTTATTTCAATCATAAAATAATTCTAGAGATATCTATTTTAAAAAATAAAGATTGTTTTACTTAATTACACGAAAACAATATTATTAACATCATAGTTGGTTATACCAATTAAAACTGCTAAATCATTACCATCTGCTTTAATTAAAGTGTCGTTTCCAACTTGTAAAACCTCGACAACTCCTTGAGCAATACCTTCTAAACGAATTGTATCAATACCTACTTGAAAATCTTCTACTTGGTCAACTCCTTGACGTACATTATCGAAAACAAAGGTATCATTGCCAGCACCACCATTTAAGATATCATCGCCAAAACCACCATGTAAGGTATCATTGCCAAAGCCACCATGTAAGGTATCATTGCCGGCACCACCTCTCAGATAATCATGTCCAGCATTTCCTCTCAGAAAATCATTACCAGAACCACCATCTAGATAATCATGACCTTTACCACCATCTAAATAATCATCACCAGCACCGGCTGAGAGAGTATCATCTCCATCACCAGACCAGAGAGTATCATTTCCATTTCCTCCAATCAGATTATCATTTCCATTTCCTCCAATCAGATTGTCATTTCCATCTAGACCAGCAAGTTTGTCATCTCCACCTAGACCCGCAATTTTGTCATTGCCGATAGTGCCACTAATATTATTATTTAAATCATTACCAGATAGTATACTCATTTTAATCTTGCTCCTAATATTTTTAGTTGTTTATTGTTAAGAAAAAACTCTTAAGTAGATTCCGAATCAATTTCTTAACTACATTCATATATTATTCGGAATACACTGATAAATGGGTGAAGTTTAGGTAAAAATCAGGAGTAAAAAAATGAACATTAAATAAAGTATTAATAAATTTAAAATCAAGAAAAAGTTTAATTTTATAAAAAAAATAACAAGATATAAAAGAAATATTAAATTGAGCAAAGGTGTTCATATAAACTTTAAATAGACTTTAAAGTAAAGATAAACTTTAGACAAAAAATAGATAAATGCTCAAAAAATAGAAAAGCTTAAGTAATTAAAAACATAATTAATCACTATTTTTTATGAAAATGATTTTTTTCCGAATTAATACGTAGACAAATAACTAAATTATGTATAGTCAGTTTCTGCTTTTGCGGATATAACAAAGTTGTTGTGTGGTTGAAATTATCTTTTTTTGGCTTACAACCACTACTTAGTCACAGTAAATTTAGCCACGTCCGACATAAACGCCTGAATTTACTTCAGGCGACGCGGACTTGTAAGGAGACGGCACGGATCATTGGTCAAAATTATTTGTAAAGTGAACTAATGCTAATTAACCAAAAAATGCATATTTTAATAACGGCAGATCCAGAACTTCCAGTACCACCTCAACTCTATGGTGGCATCGAAAGGATTATTGACTTATTAGTTAAACAGTTGCAATATCGCGGTCATACAATAGGATTGTTAGCACACCGAGATTCTACTTGTCCTGCTGATTATTCTTTTACTTGGTCTGGTGTAAAATCCCAAGATAGGGTCGATATGTTACACAATACAGCTAGCTTATATTCAGCAGTAAAACAATTTCAACCAAATTTAATTCATAGCTTTTCGCGTATCTTCTACCTTTTTCCTTGGTTATTAAATTCTTCTTTACCCAAAATCATGTCTTATCAAAGACAACCTAGCAGTCGCACTGTAGCTTGGGGAAATAAATTGGGAAAAGACAGTTTAATTTTTACTGGTTGTAGTGAATATATCTGTCGTCAAGGAAGAAAGGTTGCAGGAACATGGTATCCCATTCATAATTGCGTTGAATTAGATAAATACACTTTTCAACCTACTGTTGCTGATGATGCACCTTTAGTATTTTTGAGTCGCATAGAGAAAATTAAAGGCGCACATAACGCAATAAAAGTGGCGAAAAAAACTGGTCACCGTCTGTTAATTGCAGGTAACTATAGCACTGAAGGAGAGGCTGGGAAATATTGGCAAGAAGCCATAGTTCCTCATTTAGATAAGGATGGTATCGAATATGTAGGTACTGTAGATGATGTGCAGAAAAATCAATTGCTAGGAAAAGCAGCAGCAATGATTGTTCCAATAGAATGGGAAGAACCTTTTGGTATTGTTTTCGCAGAAGCTTTAGCTTGTGGAACTCCTGTCATTTCTTGTCCTAAAGGTGCATTACCAGAAATTGTCCGTCAAGGAATTGATGGTTATTTGATTAATAATCTTCAAGAAGCTTATGATGCAGTGAATAATTTAGATCAAATTGACCGCAATAACTGCCGTCAGCGTGCGGAAAAGTGCTTTGCTGCATCAGTGATTGTGAATCAATATGAGCAATTATATTCTCAATTGCTTAATCAGAATTATTACCCAACCAAATCAAAGTCAATCCTTGTGTAATGTAAGTTTGAGCGTTTTCTTTTTTAAAGATGGTCAATTTGGGTTATTGCGTATATAACAGAAAAGAATTTATTTTTCTCCAATTGTAATAAACCATACTGGAGGGCAGAGTTTTGCAACGTCGTGTTCTAATAGTTAGCCCCCATTTCCCTCCGATTAATGCAGCCGACCATCAAAGAGTCAGGATGGCTTTACCTTATTTGCAGGAGTTTGGCTGGCAACCCCACGTCCTAGCAGTACAACCAGAAGCAGTACAAGGAGTTTGTGATCCATATTTACAATCTACTATTCCTAAAGATATTCCCATTACCTACATCAAGGCTTTACCAGTTCAATATACTAAGATTTTAGGTTTAAGTAATCTAGGTTGGCGTTGTTTGCCTTACTTAATTCCTGTAGGAGACAAGTTGTTACGAGAGAAGTCTTTTGATTTAATTTACTTTTCTACTACTGTCTTTCTTTCTATGGGTTTAGCTGCCAGATGGTTTAAAAAGTTTGGAATACCTTATATTTTAGATTTTCAAGACCCGTGGTTGAGTGATTATTATCAACAGGAAGGAAAAGAAGCAATTCCTCCTGGTGGGAGATTGAAGTATGGCTTTGCTCAGTTGATGGCACGCTATCTAGAGCCTAGTGCAATGCAATATGTCCATCATGTAACTAGTGTCTCTTCGGCTTATCCAGAAATATTGCAACAAAGATATCCTTGGCTAAAATCAAAACAATTTAGCGTCTTACCTTTTGGCGCACCCGAAGCAGATTTTAAATTATTACCAACTTTAAACATTAAACAAAGTATTTTTGATCCTAATGATGGCAAGATTCATTGGGTTTATGTAGGTCGAGGCGGTGCAGACATGGCAAAAGCACTAGAAGCTTTATTCAGAGCTATCCAAGTTAATCGTAGTCAAAACCCTCAACTATGGAAGTCGGTTAAGTTACATTTTGTCGGGACTAGCTATGCCCCAAAAGGACGAGAAACTAAAACCATTGAACCTATAGCTGTAGCTTGTGGAGTAGAAGATTTAGTCACAGAACATCCTTTACGAATTCCGTAT from Stanieria cyanosphaera PCC 7437 encodes:
- a CDS encoding sulfotransferase domain-containing protein, coding for MNLIKKVLLRPTLDHILNYWGSNNAKNYDLKNTIAIACSGRGGSTWLTEIIGTLPGYPILWEPLHLAKNPECKNYGYNWNTYIPYHAEDNIKKNYLEQILIGQNLSTNIISSLAFHPQKFFNFQGFLVKFVNANLLFNWMLKQFPIQGILMIRHPCAVVESQLRHSAWNHINKNNLTFPQQLTVDYPHLVQIFETIQTREEILAFEWAIQTYIPLIQPKSKFLYIITYEKLINESKLEINRLFNYLGKPVPKSAYEKLKQVSKTTQQVSNVTHNKNVLTGWKERLLPQQIDNILNIVHQVGINFYNDSLIPDYKNLSDLVNQS
- a CDS encoding glycosyltransferase family protein is translated as MQRRVLIVSPHFPPINAADHQRVRMALPYLQEFGWQPHVLAVQPEAVQGVCDPYLQSTIPKDIPITYIKALPVQYTKILGLSNLGWRCLPYLIPVGDKLLREKSFDLIYFSTTVFLSMGLAARWFKKFGIPYILDFQDPWLSDYYQQEGKEAIPPGGRLKYGFAQLMARYLEPSAMQYVHHVTSVSSAYPEILQQRYPWLKSKQFSVLPFGAPEADFKLLPTLNIKQSIFDPNDGKIHWVYVGRGGADMAKALEALFRAIQVNRSQNPQLWKSVKLHFVGTSYAPKGRETKTIEPIAVACGVEDLVTEHPLRIPYFEALQILKDSNGILLIGSNDPNYSASKIYPCILAQKPILGIFHEQSLVVDVIEQTQAGEVVTFRSEDESEDLIKALTAKINQLFKLSQSTPPNINWSAFQPYTARNMTEKLCQIFNQYALS
- a CDS encoding calcium-binding protein; its protein translation is MSILSGNDLNNNISGTIGNDKIAGLGGDDKLAGLDGNDNLIGGNGNDNLIGGNGNDTLWSGDGDDTLSAGAGDDYLDGGKGHDYLDGGSGNDFLRGNAGHDYLRGGAGNDTLHGGFGNDTLHGGFGDDILNGGAGNDTFVFDNVRQGVDQVEDFQVGIDTIRLEGIAQGVVEVLQVGNDTLIKADGNDLAVLIGITNYDVNNIVFV
- a CDS encoding glycosyltransferase, translated to MHILITADPELPVPPQLYGGIERIIDLLVKQLQYRGHTIGLLAHRDSTCPADYSFTWSGVKSQDRVDMLHNTASLYSAVKQFQPNLIHSFSRIFYLFPWLLNSSLPKIMSYQRQPSSRTVAWGNKLGKDSLIFTGCSEYICRQGRKVAGTWYPIHNCVELDKYTFQPTVADDAPLVFLSRIEKIKGAHNAIKVAKKTGHRLLIAGNYSTEGEAGKYWQEAIVPHLDKDGIEYVGTVDDVQKNQLLGKAAAMIVPIEWEEPFGIVFAEALACGTPVISCPKGALPEIVRQGIDGYLINNLQEAYDAVNNLDQIDRNNCRQRAEKCFAASVIVNQYEQLYSQLLNQNYYPTKSKSILV